From the Burkholderia glumae LMG 2196 = ATCC 33617 genome, one window contains:
- a CDS encoding sigma-70 family RNA polymerase sigma factor, with translation MYAAEDRLKTLFVSGLDGDAKAYHGFLQELTRHLRGYLRKRIPQLHDDVEDLVQEILLAVHHARHTYRTDEPLTAWVHAIARYKLMDLFRSRFRRQALDVPFDDDHEALFTAPDDEPAQARRDIGKLLAHLPDKQRLPILHVKLQGLSVTETAALTGLSESAVKVGVHRGLKALAARIRGER, from the coding sequence TTGTACGCAGCGGAAGACCGCCTGAAAACGCTGTTCGTCAGCGGACTCGATGGCGATGCCAAGGCCTATCACGGCTTTCTGCAGGAGCTGACCCGTCACTTGCGCGGCTACCTGCGCAAGCGCATTCCGCAGCTGCACGACGACGTCGAGGATCTCGTCCAGGAGATCCTGCTCGCGGTCCACCACGCGCGGCACACCTATCGCACCGACGAGCCGCTGACCGCCTGGGTCCACGCGATCGCGCGCTACAAGCTGATGGACTTGTTCCGCTCGCGGTTCCGCCGCCAGGCGCTCGACGTGCCGTTCGACGACGATCACGAAGCCCTGTTCACCGCCCCCGACGACGAGCCCGCCCAGGCGCGCCGCGACATCGGCAAGCTGCTCGCGCATCTGCCTGACAAGCAGCGGCTGCCGATCCTGCACGTGAAGCTCCAGGGGCTGTCGGTAACGGAGACGGCCGCGCTGACCGGCCTCTCGGAATCGGCCGTGAAGGTCGGCGTGCATCGTGGGCTGAAGGCGCTGGCCGCGCGGATCCGGGGCGAACGATGA
- a CDS encoding TetR/AcrR family transcriptional regulator yields the protein MARPREFDEDAALDAAIAQFWSHGYESTSVRELAAMMGMTGASVYNAFGDKRALYERAFERYVARGFREREHRFETQLPPRDAIAALFGEIIRLSVHDPQRRGCLIVNASMELARHDYGFRDALETTLKDIESFFLRCVKAGQADGTIPAGLVAGDVAKMLFTMLIGLRVLARVRPQRALLEGAVRPALAVIGAALPPARPRVRRRVA from the coding sequence ATGGCCCGCCCACGCGAATTCGACGAGGACGCCGCGCTCGACGCCGCAATCGCGCAGTTCTGGTCGCATGGTTACGAATCCACTTCGGTGCGCGAGCTGGCCGCGATGATGGGTATGACGGGCGCGAGCGTCTACAACGCGTTCGGCGACAAGCGCGCGCTCTACGAGCGGGCCTTCGAGCGCTACGTTGCCCGCGGTTTTCGTGAGCGCGAGCATCGCTTCGAGACGCAATTGCCGCCGCGCGATGCGATAGCCGCGTTGTTCGGCGAAATCATCCGCCTGAGCGTGCACGACCCGCAGCGGCGCGGCTGCCTGATCGTCAACGCCTCGATGGAGCTGGCGCGGCACGACTACGGGTTTCGCGACGCGCTCGAAACCACTCTGAAGGACATCGAGTCTTTCTTCCTGCGCTGCGTGAAGGCCGGGCAGGCCGACGGCACGATTCCGGCCGGACTCGTCGCCGGGGACGTCGCGAAGATGCTGTTCACGATGCTGATAGGGCTGCGCGTGCTGGCGCGCGTGCGGCCGCAGCGTGCGCTGCTGGAAGGCGCCGTGCGCCCCGCGCTCGCGGTGATCGGCGCCGCGTTGCCGCCGGCCAGGCCGCGTGTGCGACGCAGGGTGGCCTGA
- the xth gene encoding exodeoxyribonuclease III codes for MKIATWNVNSLNVRKQHVLDWLASSQTDVLCLQELKLPDEKFPKADLEAAGYRSWFTGQKTYNGVAILVRDTLGVDETDVVKNIPGFEDAQQRVIAATVNGVRIVSAYFPNGQAPGTDKFAYKMQWLDALQAWLKDELARHPKLALLGDYNIAPEDRDVHDPAKWEGQNLVSPQERAHFAALLGMGLVDAFRRFEQPEKTFTWWDYRMLGFRRNAGLRIDHILLSPALATTLRACEVDREPRGWEQPSDHAPIFALVE; via the coding sequence ATGAAAATCGCCACCTGGAACGTCAACTCCCTGAACGTGCGCAAGCAGCACGTGCTCGACTGGCTCGCCTCGAGCCAAACCGATGTGCTGTGCCTGCAGGAACTGAAGCTGCCCGACGAAAAATTCCCGAAGGCCGACCTCGAGGCGGCCGGCTATCGCAGCTGGTTCACGGGCCAGAAGACCTACAACGGCGTGGCGATCCTGGTGCGCGACACACTTGGCGTGGACGAGACCGACGTGGTGAAGAACATCCCCGGCTTCGAGGACGCGCAGCAGCGCGTGATCGCGGCAACCGTCAACGGCGTGCGGATCGTCTCCGCCTATTTCCCGAACGGCCAGGCACCCGGCACCGACAAGTTCGCCTACAAGATGCAGTGGCTCGATGCGCTGCAAGCCTGGCTCAAGGACGAACTCGCGCGTCATCCGAAGCTCGCGCTGCTCGGCGACTACAACATCGCCCCCGAGGATCGCGACGTCCACGATCCGGCCAAGTGGGAGGGCCAGAATCTGGTGTCGCCGCAGGAGCGCGCGCACTTCGCGGCGCTGCTCGGGATGGGCCTGGTCGACGCGTTTCGCCGCTTCGAGCAGCCCGAGAAGACCTTTACGTGGTGGGACTACCGGATGCTCGGCTTCCGCCGCAACGCGGGGCTGCGGATCGACCACATCCTGCTGTCGCCGGCGCTGGCCACGACGCTGCGCGCCTGCGAGGTGGACCGCGAGCCGCGCGGCTGGGAACAGCCGTCCGATCACGCGCCCATCTTCGCGCTCGTCGAATGA
- a CDS encoding prolyl oligopeptidase family serine peptidase: MSDSLHWPAGPDPFKFLESLDSRRARAWVEAQNARTHAALRDDEAYRALVARLAQAYLPRERPVIPARWREWAYDLWQDDRHPKGLWRRTRWDDWRAGQPHWDVLLDVDALGAHERESWVFEHDAILYPDGDRALLSLSPGGADAVVIREFDLTRRCFVTDGFTIDSPGNHTIDWIDRDTVYVSWERDAASVTEAGYPYEVRRWTRGTALAEAPVVFRGEPDDISAGAGYDPIDERHTAWRSVDFFDVHTYRLAADGSWARYDVPAHVVVGFWRGWLILEPRLDWDCEGTRHAGGSLLAIREDAFLAGARGFTTLFAPGPSTSACTWTHTQGLLIASWLDDVRNRTLLWQPVLQDGGGWRWESRPFAWPNEAEIDLEPVESTLGDEVFVDADTFLDPPECWLADLADRADDAAARRVLLDRPPVQFDSAGLVVRRATARSRDGTAVPYTLIGPRDALEPGNGAARTARPCLLSGYGGFAIPNLPAYSDALGIAWLERGGVAAFAHIRGGGEFGSRWHTDAQREHRQRSFDDFIAVAEDLIASGVTTAAQLGIEGGSNGGLLVAACMVQRPELFGAVLCQVPLLDMRRYPKLHAGAAWIDEYGDPDDPLQGAALAAYSPYQRVRADVVYPPLLLTTSTRDDRVHPAHARKMAARMQSLGHEQIWYWENTDGGHGSADDLERAESDAAEFGFLWTHLGPAPAKG; this comes from the coding sequence ATGTCCGATTCGCTTCACTGGCCCGCCGGGCCGGATCCGTTCAAGTTCCTCGAATCGCTCGACAGCCGGCGCGCCCGCGCCTGGGTCGAGGCGCAGAACGCGCGCACGCATGCCGCGCTGCGCGACGACGAGGCCTATCGCGCGCTGGTCGCGCGCCTCGCGCAGGCCTACCTGCCGCGCGAGCGCCCGGTGATTCCGGCACGCTGGCGCGAGTGGGCCTACGATCTCTGGCAGGACGACCGGCATCCGAAGGGGCTCTGGCGCCGCACGCGCTGGGACGACTGGCGCGCCGGCCAGCCGCACTGGGACGTGCTGCTCGACGTCGACGCGCTCGGCGCGCACGAGCGCGAGTCCTGGGTGTTCGAGCACGACGCGATCCTCTATCCCGACGGCGACCGCGCGCTGCTGTCGCTGTCGCCGGGCGGGGCCGATGCGGTCGTGATCCGCGAGTTCGACCTGACGCGGCGCTGCTTCGTGACGGACGGCTTCACGATCGACTCGCCCGGCAACCACACCATCGACTGGATCGATCGCGACACCGTCTACGTCAGCTGGGAGCGCGACGCGGCGTCCGTCACCGAAGCCGGCTATCCCTACGAAGTGCGGCGCTGGACACGCGGCACGGCGCTCGCCGAGGCGCCCGTCGTGTTTCGCGGCGAGCCCGACGACATCAGTGCCGGCGCCGGCTACGATCCGATCGACGAGCGCCACACCGCGTGGCGCAGCGTCGATTTCTTCGATGTCCATACTTACCGGCTGGCCGCCGACGGCAGCTGGGCGCGCTACGACGTGCCCGCGCATGTGGTGGTCGGCTTCTGGCGCGGCTGGCTGATATTGGAGCCGCGCCTCGACTGGGATTGCGAGGGCACGCGGCATGCCGGCGGCTCGCTGCTGGCAATCCGCGAGGACGCGTTCCTGGCCGGCGCGCGAGGGTTTACGACGCTGTTCGCGCCGGGGCCGTCCACCTCGGCCTGCACCTGGACCCACACGCAGGGGCTGCTGATCGCGAGCTGGCTCGACGACGTGCGCAACCGCACGCTGCTCTGGCAGCCCGTGCTGCAGGACGGCGGCGGCTGGCGCTGGGAGTCGCGGCCGTTCGCCTGGCCGAACGAGGCCGAGATCGATCTCGAGCCGGTCGAATCGACGCTCGGCGACGAGGTGTTCGTCGACGCCGACACGTTCCTCGATCCGCCAGAGTGCTGGCTCGCCGATCTCGCGGACCGGGCCGACGATGCCGCCGCGCGCCGCGTGTTGCTCGACCGTCCGCCGGTGCAGTTCGACTCGGCCGGGCTCGTGGTGCGGCGCGCCACGGCGCGCTCGCGCGACGGCACCGCGGTGCCCTACACGCTGATCGGTCCGCGCGATGCGCTCGAGCCGGGCAACGGGGCGGCGCGCACGGCGCGGCCTTGCCTGCTGTCGGGTTACGGCGGCTTTGCGATTCCCAACCTGCCGGCCTATAGCGACGCGCTCGGCATCGCCTGGCTCGAACGCGGCGGCGTGGCCGCGTTCGCGCACATCCGCGGCGGCGGCGAATTCGGCTCGCGCTGGCATACCGACGCGCAGCGCGAGCACCGGCAGCGCTCGTTCGACGATTTCATCGCGGTGGCCGAGGATCTGATCGCGAGCGGCGTGACCACCGCCGCGCAGCTCGGCATCGAGGGCGGCAGCAACGGCGGGCTGCTGGTGGCCGCCTGCATGGTGCAGCGGCCCGAGCTGTTCGGCGCGGTGCTCTGCCAGGTGCCGCTGCTCGACATGCGACGCTATCCGAAGCTGCATGCGGGCGCGGCCTGGATCGACGAGTATGGCGATCCCGACGACCCGCTGCAGGGCGCGGCGCTGGCCGCCTATTCACCGTACCAGCGCGTGCGCGCGGACGTGGTCTACCCGCCGCTGCTGCTGACCACCTCGACGCGCGACGATCGCGTCCATCCCGCCCATGCGCGCAAGATGGCCGCGCGCATGCAGTCGCTCGGTCATGAGCAGATCTGGTACTGGGAGAACACCGACGGCGGCCACGGCAGCGCCGACGACCTCGAACGCGCCGAATCGGACGCGGCCGAGTTCGGCTTCCTCTGGACCCATCTGGGGCCGGCCCCAGCCAAGGGCTGA
- the ntrC gene encoding nitrogen regulation protein NR(I), with protein MKPIWIVDDDQSIRWVLEKALARDSFATRSFSNVRDALAALDHESPQVLVSDIRMPGGSGLELLQAMHERLPGLPVIIMTAFSDLDSAVAAFQGGAFEYLAKPFDVDKAIELIRRAVEESLRGGVPDDDKLTEAPEMLGQAPAMQDMFRAIGRLSHSAATVLITGESGTGKELVARALHRHSPRSNGPFIALNTAAIPKDLLESELFGHERGAFTGAQTTRQGRFEQAENGTLFLDEIGDMPFDLQTRLLRVLSDGQFYRVGGHNPLRANVRVIAATHQNLESRVRQGLFREDLYHRLNVIRLRLPPLRERSEDIPLLTKHFLQKSARDLGVEPKRVSDDALAYLSALPFPGNVRQLENLANWLTVMAPAQTVEIKDLPPDLGPAQAAPGEGVTPAAVAASTDALPNSATAAVPVPAAPAASSNPAWEQGLRSEVARLLRENSADVMDELARRFEAAVIREALDFTRGRKVEAAERLGIGRNTITRKIQELHLEP; from the coding sequence ATGAAGCCGATCTGGATAGTAGACGACGACCAATCGATCCGCTGGGTGCTTGAAAAGGCGCTCGCACGCGACAGCTTCGCGACCCGGAGCTTTTCGAACGTGCGCGACGCGCTGGCCGCGCTCGATCATGAATCGCCGCAGGTGCTGGTGTCCGACATCCGCATGCCGGGCGGTTCGGGCCTCGAGCTGCTGCAGGCCATGCACGAGCGCCTGCCGGGGCTGCCCGTCATCATCATGACCGCGTTCTCCGACCTCGACAGCGCGGTGGCCGCGTTCCAGGGCGGCGCGTTCGAATATCTGGCCAAGCCGTTCGACGTCGACAAGGCCATCGAGCTTATCCGGCGCGCGGTGGAGGAAAGCCTGCGCGGCGGCGTGCCCGACGACGACAAGCTCACCGAGGCGCCCGAGATGCTCGGCCAGGCGCCCGCGATGCAGGACATGTTCCGCGCCATCGGCCGGCTCTCCCACTCGGCCGCGACCGTGCTGATCACCGGCGAATCGGGCACCGGCAAGGAGCTCGTCGCGCGCGCGCTGCACCGTCACAGCCCGCGCTCGAACGGGCCGTTCATCGCGCTGAACACCGCGGCGATCCCGAAGGACCTGCTGGAGTCCGAGCTGTTCGGCCATGAGCGCGGCGCGTTCACGGGCGCGCAGACCACGCGCCAGGGCCGCTTCGAGCAGGCCGAGAACGGCACGCTGTTCCTCGACGAAATCGGCGACATGCCGTTCGATCTGCAGACGCGCCTGCTGCGCGTGCTGTCGGACGGGCAGTTCTACCGCGTGGGCGGCCACAATCCGCTGCGCGCCAACGTGCGCGTGATCGCGGCGACCCACCAGAACCTCGAATCGCGGGTGCGCCAGGGCCTGTTCCGCGAGGACTTGTACCATCGCCTCAACGTGATCCGGCTCAGGCTGCCGCCGCTGCGCGAGCGCAGCGAGGACATCCCGCTGCTGACCAAGCATTTCCTGCAGAAGAGCGCGCGCGATCTCGGCGTCGAGCCCAAGCGCGTGTCCGACGACGCGCTCGCCTACCTCAGCGCGCTGCCGTTCCCCGGCAACGTGCGCCAGCTCGAGAACCTCGCGAACTGGCTGACCGTGATGGCGCCGGCGCAGACCGTCGAGATCAAGGACCTGCCGCCCGATCTCGGTCCCGCCCAGGCCGCGCCCGGCGAGGGCGTGACGCCGGCGGCCGTGGCCGCCAGCACCGACGCGCTGCCCAACAGCGCGACGGCCGCGGTGCCGGTGCCGGCCGCGCCCGCCGCGTCGAGCAATCCGGCCTGGGAGCAGGGCTTGCGCAGCGAGGTGGCGCGCCTGCTGCGCGAGAATTCGGCCGACGTGATGGACGAACTCGCGCGGCGCTTCGAGGCCGCCGTGATCCGCGAGGCGCTCGATTTCACGCGCGGGCGCAAGGTCGAGGCGGCCGAGCGGCTCGGCATCGGCCGCAACACGATCACGCGCAAGATTCAGGAACTGCATCTGGAGCCTTGA
- the glnL gene encoding nitrogen regulation protein NR(II): MVLKNLIKARAGQPERLSDDERLLRSGLLAGLEALPTVVLVLDRRTLRIAFANPSAESMLDISRRQLAQMPWSDLFPNSTELATTITAIGEGRFQATHLDTVLERPGREALHVHAIVGFLEDAPDYVLVELFENERQSRTDREERIHDLTAVNKHLIRNLAHEIKNPLGGIRGAAQLLEFELGERERGELREYTQVIIKESDRLQTLVDRLLEPHRHPHIVGDVNVHEVCERVRAVMLAEFPRGLTIERDYDVSVPDLRGDKEQLIQALLNIVRNAAQALRERIAQGDARIELRTRVARKITIGKKLFKLALDLHVIDNGPGIPEDIRDRIFYPLVSGREDGSGLGLTLAQTFVQQHDGTIEVESRPGRTEFQILLPLDH, from the coding sequence ATGGTTCTGAAGAATCTGATCAAGGCCAGGGCAGGGCAGCCGGAGCGGCTGTCGGACGATGAGCGGCTGCTCCGCTCGGGGCTGCTCGCGGGGCTCGAGGCACTGCCCACGGTGGTGCTGGTGCTCGACCGCCGCACGCTGCGCATCGCATTCGCGAATCCGTCGGCCGAGTCGATGCTCGACATCTCGCGCCGCCAGCTCGCGCAGATGCCGTGGAGCGACCTGTTTCCGAATTCCACCGAACTGGCCACCACCATCACCGCGATCGGCGAGGGGCGCTTCCAGGCCACCCATCTCGACACCGTGCTCGAGCGGCCCGGCCGCGAGGCGCTGCACGTGCATGCGATCGTCGGTTTCCTCGAGGACGCGCCCGACTACGTGCTGGTCGAGCTGTTCGAGAACGAGCGGCAGTCGCGCACCGACCGCGAGGAGCGGATCCACGACCTGACCGCGGTCAACAAGCACCTGATCCGCAATCTCGCGCACGAGATCAAGAACCCGCTGGGGGGGATCCGCGGCGCCGCGCAGCTGCTCGAGTTCGAGCTCGGCGAGCGCGAGCGCGGCGAGCTGCGCGAATACACCCAGGTAATCATCAAGGAATCGGACCGGCTGCAGACGCTGGTCGACCGGCTGCTCGAACCGCACCGGCATCCGCATATCGTCGGCGACGTGAACGTCCATGAGGTGTGCGAGCGCGTGCGCGCCGTGATGCTCGCCGAATTCCCGCGCGGGCTCACCATCGAGCGCGACTACGACGTCAGCGTGCCGGACCTGCGCGGCGACAAGGAGCAGCTGATCCAGGCGCTGCTCAACATCGTGCGCAACGCCGCACAGGCCTTGCGCGAGCGGATCGCGCAGGGCGACGCGCGCATCGAGCTGCGCACGCGCGTGGCGCGCAAGATCACGATCGGCAAGAAACTGTTCAAGCTGGCACTGGACTTGCACGTGATCGACAACGGTCCCGGCATTCCCGAGGACATCCGCGATCGGATTTTCTACCCGCTCGTGTCGGGGCGCGAGGACGGCAGCGGCCTCGGCCTCACGCTCGCGCAGACCTTCGTGCAGCAGCACGACGGCACGATCGAGGTGGAAAGCCGTCCGGGCCGCACCGAATTTCAGATTTTGCTGCCGCTCGACCATTGA
- the glnA gene encoding type I glutamate--ammonia ligase: MSKTVADVMQLVKDEDVKFVDFRFTDTRGKEQHVSVPVSAFDEDKFESGHAFDGSSIAGWKGIEASDMLLMPDPAAAFIDPFYEESTLVLTCDVVEPADGKGYERDPRSLAKRAEAYLKSTGIGDTAFFGPEPEFFIFDSVQWNTDMSGTFVKINSEEAPWSSGKEFEGGNTGHRPGTKGGYFPVAPVDTFQDMRSEMCLLLEQIGIPVEVHHHEVAGQGQNEIGTKFSTLVERADWTQWLKYIVHNVAHSYGKTATFMPKPVVGDNGSGMHVHQSIWKDGQNLFAGNGYAGLSETALFYIGGIIKHARALNAITNPTTNSYKRLVPHFEAPVKLAYSARNRSASIRIPHVSNPKGRRIETRFPDPMANPYLCFSALLMAGLDGIQNKIHPGEAADKNLYDLPPEEDAKIPTVCAGLDQAIEALDKDREFLTRGGVFTDAMIDAYLGLKEQELAKFRMTTHPVEFEMYYSL, encoded by the coding sequence ATGAGTAAAACCGTCGCCGACGTCATGCAGCTCGTGAAGGACGAGGACGTCAAGTTTGTCGATTTCCGCTTCACCGATACGCGCGGCAAGGAACAGCACGTCTCGGTGCCGGTGTCGGCTTTTGACGAAGACAAGTTCGAGAGCGGCCATGCGTTCGATGGTTCGTCGATCGCCGGCTGGAAGGGGATCGAAGCGTCGGACATGCTGCTCATGCCGGATCCGGCGGCGGCGTTCATCGACCCGTTCTACGAGGAATCGACGCTGGTGCTGACCTGCGACGTGGTCGAGCCGGCCGACGGCAAGGGCTATGAGCGCGACCCGCGCTCGCTCGCCAAGCGCGCCGAAGCCTACCTGAAGAGCACCGGCATCGGCGACACGGCGTTCTTCGGTCCGGAGCCGGAATTCTTCATTTTCGACTCGGTCCAGTGGAACACGGACATGTCGGGCACCTTCGTGAAGATCAATTCCGAGGAAGCCCCGTGGTCGTCGGGCAAGGAATTCGAAGGCGGCAACACGGGCCACCGTCCGGGCACCAAGGGCGGCTACTTCCCGGTCGCGCCGGTCGACACGTTCCAGGACATGCGTTCGGAGATGTGCCTGCTGCTCGAGCAGATCGGCATCCCGGTCGAAGTGCATCACCACGAAGTGGCGGGCCAGGGCCAGAACGAAATCGGCACGAAGTTCTCGACGCTGGTCGAGCGCGCCGACTGGACGCAATGGCTCAAGTACATCGTCCACAACGTCGCGCACTCGTATGGCAAGACGGCCACCTTCATGCCCAAGCCGGTGGTGGGCGACAACGGCTCGGGCATGCACGTTCACCAGTCGATCTGGAAGGACGGCCAGAACCTGTTCGCGGGCAACGGCTACGCGGGCCTGTCGGAAACGGCGCTGTTCTACATCGGCGGCATCATCAAGCATGCGCGCGCGCTGAACGCGATCACGAACCCGACCACGAACTCGTACAAGCGTCTGGTCCCGCACTTCGAGGCACCGGTCAAGCTGGCCTACTCGGCACGCAACCGCTCGGCGTCGATCCGCATTCCGCACGTGTCGAACCCGAAGGGCCGCCGCATCGAGACGCGCTTCCCGGACCCGATGGCCAACCCGTACCTGTGCTTCTCGGCGCTGCTGATGGCCGGCCTGGACGGCATCCAGAACAAGATCCATCCGGGCGAGGCCGCCGACAAGAACCTGTACGACCTGCCGCCGGAAGAGGATGCGAAGATCCCGACCGTGTGCGCCGGCCTCGACCAGGCGATCGAAGCGCTCGACAAGGACCGCGAGTTCCTGACGCGCGGCGGCGTGTTCACCGATGCGATGATCGACGCGTACCTGGGCCTGAAGGAACAGGAACTCGCGAAGTTCCGCATGACCACGCACCCGGTCGAGTTCGAGATGTACTACTCGCTGTAA
- a CDS encoding rhodanese-like domain-containing protein — protein sequence MTTLDQLYAQADQRRADAKLAYAGALLPDEAFALLQLDPAARLVDVRTRAELDWVGRPLVGDSQYVHVEWTRYPGGVPNPDFIEQLKAQALAGTPIVFLCRSAARSKLAAVAAAQAGFTKAFDILEGFEGAKDEHGHRKTVEGWCHRQLPWIGA from the coding sequence ATGACCACGCTCGACCAGCTCTACGCGCAAGCCGATCAACGCCGCGCCGATGCCAAGCTCGCCTATGCCGGCGCGCTGCTGCCCGACGAAGCCTTCGCCTTGCTGCAGTTGGACCCCGCGGCGCGGCTGGTGGACGTGCGCACGCGCGCCGAGCTCGACTGGGTCGGCCGTCCGCTGGTGGGCGACAGCCAGTATGTCCACGTCGAATGGACGCGCTACCCGGGCGGCGTGCCGAACCCCGACTTCATCGAGCAGCTGAAGGCTCAGGCGCTGGCCGGCACCCCCATCGTATTCCTGTGCCGCAGTGCGGCGCGCTCGAAGCTGGCGGCCGTGGCTGCCGCACAGGCCGGCTTCACGAAGGCGTTCGACATCCTGGAAGGCTTCGAGGGAGCCAAGGACGAGCACGGACATCGCAAGACCGTGGAAGGCTGGTGCCATCGCCAGCTGCCCTGGATCGGCGCTTGA
- a CDS encoding competence/damage-inducible protein A, which produces MSIGIIIIGDEILSGRRQDKHLAKLIELLGARGLALDWAEYVGDSRERITAALKRAFAAGDIVFSTGGIGATPDDHTRQCAAAALGVPLELHPQAKQLISERIREMHGDASVPIDFDSPENRHRFEMGTFPAGATLIPNGYNKIPGFSCRNVHFVPGFPVMAWPMMEWVLDTQYAHLHHATPFAERSVLVFELPESTLTPLMEQIERDFAGVRVFSLPSVGDAERGGIYARRHIDLGVKGEPEAVAAAFVKLREGVHQLGGDIVEPEAASR; this is translated from the coding sequence ATGAGTATCGGCATCATCATCATCGGCGACGAAATCCTCTCCGGTCGCCGCCAGGACAAGCACCTCGCCAAGCTCATCGAGCTGCTCGGCGCGCGCGGCCTCGCGCTCGACTGGGCCGAGTACGTGGGCGACTCGCGCGAGCGCATCACGGCCGCGCTCAAGCGTGCGTTCGCGGCCGGCGACATCGTGTTCTCGACGGGCGGCATCGGCGCCACGCCCGACGACCACACGCGCCAGTGCGCGGCGGCGGCGCTCGGCGTGCCGCTCGAACTGCATCCGCAGGCGAAGCAACTGATCTCGGAGCGGATTCGCGAGATGCATGGCGACGCCTCGGTGCCGATCGATTTCGATTCGCCCGAGAACCGTCACCGCTTCGAGATGGGCACGTTCCCGGCCGGCGCGACGCTGATTCCGAACGGCTACAACAAGATCCCCGGCTTTTCGTGCCGCAACGTCCACTTCGTGCCGGGCTTCCCGGTGATGGCCTGGCCGATGATGGAGTGGGTGCTCGATACCCAGTACGCGCACCTGCATCACGCCACGCCGTTCGCCGAGCGTTCGGTGCTGGTGTTCGAGCTGCCGGAGTCGACGCTCACCCCGCTGATGGAGCAGATCGAGCGCGATTTCGCCGGCGTGCGCGTGTTCAGCCTGCCGAGCGTGGGCGATGCCGAGCGCGGCGGCATCTACGCGCGGCGTCATATCGACCTCGGCGTGAAGGGCGAGCCGGAGGCCGTGGCCGCCGCGTTCGTGAAGCTGCGCGAGGGCGTCCATCAGCTCGGCGGCGACATCGTCGAACCCGAGGCGGCTTCCCGCTGA
- a CDS encoding EI24 domain-containing protein, with product MTDLLRSFGRAFASALHPRMLWLTFMPFFVAALGWGLVLWFAWQPLVGFTRVALDGFALTAWLYRFFGAIGVPQLHAVVAPFVVVAAAIPLIVLTVLLLIAGISMPVVIGHLSRRPFAQLEAKRGGSWYGSVFNSLWAALASIVLLVLTLPLWLIPPFFALLPPLIWGWLTYRVMTYDALALHASADERRSLVRRHRWPLIGIGIASGLLGTVPTFVWVSSIWMMVLFPFVAAAMIWVYAFILVFSALWFGFYCLQALQDLRAAAVAHLLVPTRHE from the coding sequence ATGACCGATCTGTTGCGCTCCTTCGGCCGGGCATTCGCAAGCGCGCTGCACCCGCGGATGCTCTGGCTCACCTTCATGCCGTTTTTCGTCGCCGCGCTCGGCTGGGGCCTCGTGCTGTGGTTCGCCTGGCAGCCGCTCGTCGGCTTCACGCGCGTCGCGCTCGACGGCTTCGCGCTGACCGCCTGGCTCTACCGGTTCTTCGGCGCGATCGGCGTGCCGCAACTGCACGCGGTGGTGGCGCCGTTCGTGGTGGTGGCCGCGGCGATTCCGCTGATCGTGCTGACCGTGCTGCTGCTGATCGCCGGCATCTCGATGCCGGTCGTGATCGGCCACCTGTCGCGGCGTCCGTTCGCGCAGCTCGAGGCCAAGCGCGGCGGCAGCTGGTACGGCAGCGTGTTCAATTCGCTGTGGGCCGCGCTCGCCAGCATCGTGCTGCTGGTGCTCACGCTGCCGCTGTGGCTGATCCCGCCTTTCTTCGCGCTGCTGCCGCCGCTGATCTGGGGCTGGCTCACCTACCGCGTGATGACCTACGACGCGCTCGCGCTGCACGCGAGCGCCGACGAGCGGCGCTCGCTGGTGCGCCGCCACCGCTGGCCGCTGATCGGCATCGGCATCGCGAGCGGGCTGCTCGGCACGGTGCCGACGTTCGTCTGGGTATCGTCGATCTGGATGATGGTGCTGTTCCCGTTCGTCGCGGCGGCGATGATCTGGGTCTATGCGTTCATCCTCGTGTTTTCGGCGCTGTGGTTCGGTTTCTATTGCCTGCAGGCGCTGCAGGACCTGCGCGCGGCCGCCGTCGCGCATCTCCTAGTTCCGACGAGGCACGAATGA